In Bacteriovorax sp. Seq25_V, a single genomic region encodes these proteins:
- a CDS encoding helix-turn-helix domain-containing protein has translation MENQEVADVKKKFDRGDVFSDKCPSREILKHITSKWGLLILLALSDGEIKRFSELRKTIHGVSEKMLAQTLKLLEEDKLVNRKSYDVVPPYVEYSLTELGLDLSKQVIGLTNWIEDNLMKLI, from the coding sequence ATGGAAAATCAGGAAGTTGCAGACGTAAAAAAGAAATTTGATCGAGGAGATGTCTTCTCTGACAAGTGCCCTTCGCGTGAAATTTTAAAGCATATCACTAGTAAATGGGGTCTACTTATATTACTGGCCCTCTCTGACGGTGAAATAAAGCGCTTTAGTGAGCTTAGAAAGACCATTCATGGTGTAAGTGAGAAAATGCTTGCTCAAACTTTAAAGCTTCTAGAAGAAGATAAATTAGTTAATAGAAAGTCTTATGATGTGGTCCCACCTTATGTTGAATATTCACTAACTGAATTAGGCCTTGATCTTTCAAAGCAGGTCATTGGCCTGACGAATTGGATTGAAGATAATTTAATGAAGCTCATTTAA